Proteins encoded within one genomic window of Terriglobus sp. TAA 43:
- a CDS encoding error-prone DNA polymerase — MTNRYIELHAASAFSFLEGGSQPEALAERACALDMPAMALMDRNGFYGSARFHKAASENKIIAHVGSEVAITGFGHRLVPPVWLPHQHLSEPVRLPLLCETREGYQNLCQLITRFKMRESTKQEGSARLADMEDFKRGLICLTGGDEGPLAAALMRGGESAGRETVEQLVRLFGPNNVYVELQRHRERAEEWRNQAALRIAESLRLPALATNGVRYATKYDREIVDLFTAVRNHLRLDDAGRLLALNNQRHLRPASRMAALFRDVPGAIENTAELSSRLQFQLSDLGYEFPRYPVPDSETMDSFLEKRVDEGVARRYGSKRNTGLLERAKKQVAHELKLIAKLGFAGYFLIVWDIVEFCKKHGILIQGRGSAANSAVCYALEITAIDPVGMELLFERFLSESRGEWPDIDLDLPSEEKREQAIQYVYERYGQLGAAMTANVITYRGKSAAREVGKALGFDPESLQRLSGLVANYEWKGPNDTMTRSFQNAGFDVQHPRIAKYLELCMRVQDLPRHLGQHSGGMVVCQGALDKVVPLERASMPGRTVVQWDKEDCANLGIIKVDLLGLGMMAVLKDCLTLVPQHYGETLDLAQLPEDEEVYRTLQRADTIGMFQVESRAQMSSLPRNRPEKFYDLVVQVAIIRPGPIVGKMMHPYMRRRQKQEEVSYPHPSLESTLKRTLGVPLFQEQLLRMAMVVANFTGSEAEELRRAVGMRRSWERMKNLEGRLREGMTANELDTETQETIIQNISSFALYGFPESHAASFALIAYASAFIKVKYLAAFTCAMLNNQPMGFYSPSVIVEDARRHGLRVKPIDIQVSDWPCSVEHEEDYSLSLRLGLGYVRGLRSQCADAIVHARMQARFTSVDDLVLRVPQLNRKELSLLANVGALNRLDGVEHRRDALWQIERAGRLEGPLLMQQSQWLREESSESPLLPMTAEERLVADYAVSSVTTGPHPMWFRRQELQLKGYLRAVDLAHRPDGSYVRTAGLAIAKQRPGTASGVVFLSVADETGVFNVFVGPGFFEQHRQVITTAKFIAVEGPLQKEGPIIHVMASSFKELSLDNATGTLQVTSHDFH, encoded by the coding sequence ATGACTAATCGCTACATCGAACTGCACGCAGCAAGCGCCTTCTCGTTCCTCGAAGGCGGTTCTCAACCTGAGGCATTGGCCGAACGCGCCTGCGCACTCGACATGCCTGCGATGGCGCTGATGGATCGCAACGGCTTCTATGGCTCAGCAAGGTTTCACAAGGCCGCTTCCGAGAACAAGATCATCGCTCATGTCGGATCAGAAGTTGCGATCACCGGCTTTGGTCATCGTCTTGTCCCGCCTGTTTGGCTTCCGCATCAACATCTATCGGAACCAGTGCGTCTTCCATTGCTTTGCGAAACACGAGAGGGCTATCAAAATCTTTGCCAACTCATCACGCGCTTCAAGATGCGGGAGAGCACAAAGCAGGAGGGCTCCGCAAGACTTGCGGACATGGAAGACTTTAAGCGAGGACTTATCTGCCTCACGGGTGGCGATGAAGGACCGCTGGCCGCTGCGCTCATGCGAGGTGGAGAATCCGCTGGACGCGAAACAGTGGAACAACTCGTTCGACTTTTCGGTCCGAACAACGTTTACGTCGAACTGCAGCGTCATCGCGAGCGTGCGGAAGAGTGGCGAAATCAGGCAGCACTACGGATCGCGGAATCACTCCGACTTCCGGCGCTCGCGACCAATGGAGTACGCTATGCAACCAAGTATGATCGCGAAATTGTCGACCTCTTTACTGCGGTGCGTAATCACCTACGTCTCGATGATGCCGGACGTCTTTTAGCTTTGAACAATCAACGGCATCTTCGTCCAGCGAGTCGTATGGCGGCTCTCTTTCGCGATGTACCTGGAGCGATTGAAAACACAGCCGAACTCTCATCGCGGCTTCAGTTCCAGCTCTCGGATCTGGGTTATGAGTTTCCGCGCTATCCAGTCCCCGATAGCGAGACGATGGACAGCTTCCTGGAGAAACGCGTTGATGAAGGCGTTGCACGGAGATATGGATCGAAGCGCAACACAGGACTTCTCGAACGCGCAAAGAAGCAGGTCGCACATGAACTGAAGCTGATTGCGAAATTAGGCTTTGCAGGCTACTTCCTCATCGTGTGGGACATCGTGGAGTTCTGTAAGAAGCACGGCATTCTCATTCAGGGACGAGGGAGCGCCGCCAACTCTGCCGTTTGTTATGCGCTTGAGATCACAGCAATTGATCCTGTCGGGATGGAGCTCCTCTTTGAACGCTTTCTATCGGAGAGCCGCGGAGAGTGGCCAGACATTGACCTCGATCTGCCTTCTGAGGAGAAACGCGAACAAGCCATCCAGTACGTATACGAGAGATATGGACAACTTGGTGCGGCCATGACTGCGAATGTCATCACGTATCGTGGCAAATCTGCAGCACGTGAGGTTGGTAAAGCTCTCGGCTTTGATCCCGAATCTCTCCAACGTCTTTCAGGGCTGGTAGCCAATTACGAATGGAAGGGTCCAAACGACACGATGACTCGTTCGTTTCAGAACGCAGGCTTCGATGTGCAGCATCCTCGTATTGCGAAGTACCTGGAGCTCTGCATGCGAGTGCAGGATCTTCCGCGACATCTCGGACAACACTCCGGCGGTATGGTGGTCTGTCAGGGAGCGCTGGACAAGGTCGTTCCTCTCGAACGAGCATCAATGCCGGGACGAACCGTTGTGCAATGGGACAAGGAAGACTGCGCGAACCTCGGCATCATCAAAGTCGATCTCTTAGGACTGGGGATGATGGCTGTTCTAAAAGACTGCCTGACGCTGGTACCGCAACACTATGGAGAAACACTCGATCTTGCGCAGCTTCCAGAAGACGAAGAGGTGTATCGCACACTTCAACGGGCGGACACGATCGGGATGTTTCAGGTTGAAAGCCGAGCGCAAATGTCCTCGTTGCCGCGCAATCGCCCTGAGAAGTTTTATGACTTGGTAGTTCAGGTCGCCATCATTCGCCCAGGTCCAATCGTCGGGAAGATGATGCATCCCTACATGCGGCGTCGACAGAAGCAGGAAGAGGTCAGCTATCCACATCCTTCGCTGGAATCCACATTGAAGCGAACACTCGGTGTGCCTCTCTTTCAGGAACAACTACTGCGCATGGCGATGGTCGTTGCGAACTTCACTGGCTCAGAGGCGGAAGAGTTGCGTCGTGCCGTCGGCATGCGCCGCTCCTGGGAGCGGATGAAGAATCTCGAAGGTCGCTTACGCGAAGGGATGACGGCAAACGAGCTCGATACCGAGACCCAAGAAACGATTATTCAAAACATCAGTTCTTTTGCGCTGTATGGCTTTCCGGAGAGCCACGCCGCCAGCTTCGCACTGATTGCGTATGCTTCGGCCTTCATCAAAGTGAAGTATCTGGCTGCATTCACATGCGCCATGCTCAACAACCAGCCGATGGGTTTCTACAGTCCGTCAGTAATCGTGGAAGATGCGAGGCGTCACGGACTAAGAGTGAAGCCCATCGATATCCAAGTCTCCGATTGGCCATGCTCTGTCGAGCATGAGGAGGATTATTCCTTATCGCTACGCCTTGGTCTCGGATACGTCCGCGGGCTACGGAGTCAATGTGCAGACGCTATCGTGCATGCGCGAATGCAGGCACGGTTCACGTCGGTGGATGATCTTGTCCTTCGAGTTCCACAATTGAATCGGAAGGAACTATCACTACTAGCAAATGTCGGGGCTTTGAACAGACTGGATGGGGTGGAGCATCGAAGGGATGCATTGTGGCAGATTGAACGAGCAGGCCGTTTGGAAGGCCCGCTGCTCATGCAGCAAAGCCAATGGCTCAGGGAGGAATCCTCCGAGTCACCGTTGCTTCCCATGACCGCAGAAGAACGATTGGTCGCCGACTACGCCGTCAGCAGCGTAACGACGGGACCACACCCGATGTGGTTTCGTCGTCAAGAACTTCAACTCAAGGGCTATCTGAGGGCGGTGGATCTCGCTCATCGCCCCGACGGCTCCTATGTCAGAACTGCTGGCCTGGCGATCGCCAAGCAACGACCAGGCACTGCATCTGGAGTTGTGTTTCTCTCAGTCGCCGATGAGACAGGCGTCTTCAACGTCTTCGTTGGCCCTGGGTTCTTTGAGCAACACCGACAGGTGATCACAACGGCCAAGTTTATCGCGGTCGAAGGTCCTCTTCAGAAAGAAGGACCGATCATTCATGTCATGGCGAGTTCCTTCAAAGAACTCTCACTCGATAACGCCACAGGAACTCTTCAGGTGACTTCCCATGACTTCCACTAA
- a CDS encoding DNA polymerase Y family protein: MLESKNDLGGAAMSVPELYACIYARELPAQALVRLRPELHDKPCVVIEGEPPLQTVCSLNMRARLVGLRRGMTKVEVDTFEGVIVLLRSQRTEDAVTRILLECAGCFTPRVEDRSFDGAFLCALDIAGTEALFGPPLMLAKQLRQRLRSIGISVVVTVSANLHTSICLAKGITGGIPIQIVRRGDEAKALSILPLTVLDVTEAQQETFQAWGIRTVGALAALPEKSLISRLGQNAKRLLQLAKGQHPHLLQPIDVPFVLEERAGLDMPLDDLESLLFGLSTMLEQLILRAKSRVYALASVRITLCLDGGGTHERVVNPRVPTNDKQLWLKLLHLELQNHPPQSAILAVDLHAEPGETSKMQLGLFSPQLPEPGRLDVTLARITAIVGEGNVGQAVLDDTRRAGDFHVEAFCIPSTEPEQTEMPSRLCLRVLRPAERTTVQLRSGRPREVYFRQRRYMVEEVYGPWLSGGDWWDEAIWGNEQWDVIGRTSDSGFLACRLAHDFIQNDWRVAGLYD; this comes from the coding sequence TTGCTGGAGTCAAAGAACGACCTGGGTGGGGCCGCGATGAGTGTCCCGGAACTCTATGCCTGCATTTATGCCCGCGAGCTTCCCGCCCAAGCTCTGGTGCGTTTGCGGCCAGAACTCCATGACAAACCGTGCGTGGTGATTGAAGGCGAACCACCATTACAAACTGTCTGCTCATTGAACATGCGAGCCCGTCTGGTTGGGCTGCGTCGCGGCATGACGAAGGTCGAAGTAGACACGTTCGAAGGTGTCATCGTTCTTTTGCGGTCACAGCGCACGGAAGATGCTGTGACGAGGATTCTTCTTGAGTGCGCAGGGTGTTTCACGCCGCGTGTCGAGGATCGCAGCTTCGATGGTGCTTTCTTGTGTGCTCTTGATATCGCGGGCACTGAAGCCCTCTTTGGACCGCCATTGATGCTGGCGAAACAGCTCCGCCAGCGGTTGAGGTCAATAGGCATCTCCGTCGTCGTGACGGTATCAGCAAACTTGCACACGTCGATCTGTCTTGCTAAAGGGATTACCGGAGGCATTCCTATTCAGATTGTTCGGCGAGGCGATGAAGCGAAGGCTCTCTCCATACTGCCTTTGACCGTCCTGGATGTGACTGAAGCTCAGCAAGAAACATTTCAAGCATGGGGCATACGAACAGTAGGCGCCCTTGCTGCGTTGCCGGAGAAGTCGCTGATCTCGCGACTTGGACAGAACGCAAAACGTTTGCTTCAACTTGCGAAGGGGCAACACCCGCATCTTCTTCAACCCATCGACGTGCCGTTCGTATTGGAAGAACGAGCGGGGTTGGATATGCCGTTGGATGATCTGGAGTCTCTGTTATTCGGCCTCTCAACGATGCTGGAGCAACTGATTCTCAGGGCGAAGTCGCGTGTATATGCTCTTGCATCGGTGAGAATCACTCTCTGTCTGGATGGCGGTGGAACACACGAACGAGTTGTAAACCCTCGTGTCCCCACGAACGATAAGCAGCTCTGGCTCAAGCTCCTCCACCTCGAACTTCAGAACCACCCTCCACAGTCAGCGATTCTTGCAGTCGATCTCCATGCTGAACCGGGAGAGACGAGCAAGATGCAACTCGGCCTTTTCTCTCCGCAACTGCCTGAGCCAGGCCGACTCGATGTCACGCTTGCGAGAATCACTGCGATTGTTGGAGAAGGCAATGTTGGGCAAGCCGTGCTGGATGATACGCGACGGGCCGGAGACTTTCATGTAGAAGCGTTCTGCATTCCTTCGACCGAGCCAGAGCAAACCGAGATGCCATCGCGGCTATGCCTCCGCGTCTTGCGACCAGCGGAGCGCACAACCGTACAGCTACGGTCAGGCAGACCGCGCGAAGTCTACTTTCGGCAACGCCGATACATGGTGGAAGAGGTGTACGGTCCCTGGTTGAGTGGTGGGGATTGGTGGGACGAAGCAATCTGGGGCAATGAGCAGTGGGATGTGATCGGAAGAACAAGCGATAGCGGCTTCCTTGCTTGTCGCTTGGCGCACGACTTCATTCAAAACGACTGGCGTGTGGCAGGTCTTTATGACTAA